One stretch of Paenibacillus sp. AN1007 DNA includes these proteins:
- a CDS encoding GNAT family N-acetyltransferase: MIINLRDYPNLLEECINYVSQRWGLNRKIFEDCITSSMNTNHSLPRWYFMMKSNEIIGSFSLMTNDFVSRQDLGPYLSNLYVEEEERGKKLGEILLNHARKEAHKLGFQKLYLCTDHENYYEKYGWAHITNGYHTWNRESKIYAADTICE, encoded by the coding sequence ATGATCATTAATCTCAGGGATTATCCGAATTTGCTAGAAGAATGTATTAATTATGTTTCTCAAAGATGGGGATTAAACAGAAAAATATTTGAGGATTGCATAACTTCGAGTATGAATACAAACCATTCGCTGCCTAGATGGTATTTTATGATGAAATCGAATGAAATCATCGGCAGCTTTTCACTAATGACAAATGATTTTGTGAGCAGACAAGATTTAGGACCGTATTTATCTAACCTTTACGTTGAGGAAGAAGAAAGAGGAAAAAAATTAGGAGAAATACTGTTAAATCACGCTCGGAAAGAGGCACATAAACTCGGGTTTCAAAAGCTGTATTTATGCACAGATCATGAAAATTACTATGAGAAATATGGCTGGGCCCATATCACTAATGGATATCATACTTGGAACAGAGAATCAAAAATCTATGCTGCAGATACAATTTGTGAGTAG
- a CDS encoding DUF4937 domain-containing protein yields MLIKMIKCEVNEDSKEIFHAAQTKWKELEFISGFAVQWGGWNLLNKEDAVIIGLWESREAYTLFMTEHHDKIMDTNEQVKTYRKIEVSLWSTDERMDRAAIKDAAFTTIMDAADYNMNGKEKSMAVFMKPLDDRKSSKILIFTNELEGMIENFETVVKLEKEWTVSAAH; encoded by the coding sequence ATGCTTATAAAAATGATTAAATGCGAAGTGAATGAAGATTCCAAAGAGATTTTTCATGCGGCTCAAACGAAATGGAAAGAGCTTGAATTCATAAGTGGATTTGCTGTCCAATGGGGTGGATGGAATCTTCTGAACAAAGAAGATGCTGTAATTATAGGGTTATGGGAATCTCGGGAAGCATACACCCTTTTTATGACGGAGCATCACGATAAAATAATGGATACAAATGAACAAGTGAAAACATATCGGAAAATAGAAGTGAGTTTATGGAGTACAGATGAAAGAATGGATCGTGCAGCGATTAAAGACGCTGCGTTTACAACGATCATGGATGCAGCCGATTACAACATGAATGGCAAAGAGAAGAGTATGGCTGTTTTTATGAAACCATTAGATGATAGGAAATCAAGCAAAATATTAATATTCACTAATGAATTAGAGGGAATGATCGAGAATTTTGAAACTGTAGTAAAGTTGGAGAAAGAGTGGACCGTTTCAGCGGCTCATTGA
- a CDS encoding GNAT family N-acetyltransferase, translated as MDITLVKSGVDAAAAVHEMQVKSFTPLLNKYQDYETSPANETVAQIAARLSQSFTDYYIIKYSEVNVGAIRIVRKENKVYRVSPIFILPEFQGRGIAQKVFSIIEELYDDAKKWELDTVLQEQRNCYLYEKLGYKRGGRRKVINDSMTIVFYEKYIKQN; from the coding sequence ATGGACATTACTTTAGTGAAGTCAGGTGTAGATGCAGCTGCTGCTGTTCATGAGATGCAGGTGAAGTCTTTTACACCTTTATTAAATAAGTATCAGGATTATGAGACAAGTCCTGCGAACGAAACTGTTGCTCAAATCGCAGCTCGTTTGAGTCAATCATTTACGGATTATTACATAATTAAATATTCAGAAGTAAACGTAGGCGCCATCAGAATTGTCAGAAAAGAGAATAAAGTATATCGTGTAAGTCCAATCTTCATTTTACCCGAATTCCAGGGCCGAGGGATTGCACAGAAAGTTTTTTCCATAATTGAAGAACTTTATGATGATGCAAAGAAGTGGGAACTGGATACCGTCCTTCAGGAGCAGAGGAATTGTTATTTATATGAGAAGTTAGGTTATAAGCGGGGCGGCAGGAGGAAAGTGATTAATGATAGTATGACCATTGTATTCTACGAAAAATACATCAAACAAAATTAG
- a CDS encoding ABC transporter permease, which translates to MGTLLWAERQKIRRLSFVWIAIFATIMVTVIVFLSGLQENNGTRDIDTADWYMAVAQPLATFFVLPAVIALLGSYMICREDQERTIDSLRLVPVNEAKLTTAKMIITLVYSVLFYLFLFVLTFLIEAALHFSDLSLGMIINYLKAYFLDGVCIFIAISPIIALVSYMKKGYWIALVITEFYSFIGLFASTSNTLKALYPITAVFTISGYYDASTTQVILSCISLLFCAGLAAAVLAGMNKYK; encoded by the coding sequence ATGGGAACACTACTTTGGGCGGAGCGCCAAAAGATCCGCCGACTAAGTTTTGTCTGGATCGCCATTTTCGCAACGATTATGGTTACCGTTATTGTTTTTTTATCCGGATTACAAGAAAATAACGGTACTCGAGATATAGATACTGCAGATTGGTATATGGCTGTGGCTCAACCACTGGCAACATTTTTCGTTCTTCCTGCGGTTATAGCTCTTCTAGGAAGTTATATGATTTGTCGTGAAGATCAGGAGCGTACAATCGATTCACTTCGACTAGTCCCCGTGAACGAAGCGAAGTTGACGACTGCAAAAATGATCATAACTCTTGTTTATAGTGTTCTTTTTTACTTGTTCCTCTTTGTTCTAACATTTTTAATCGAAGCAGCTTTACATTTTTCTGATCTATCGCTGGGGATGATTATAAATTATTTGAAAGCTTATTTTCTGGATGGAGTATGTATATTTATTGCAATTTCCCCTATTATCGCTCTGGTATCCTATATGAAAAAAGGGTATTGGATTGCATTAGTTATCACTGAATTTTATTCTTTTATTGGATTATTTGCTAGTACATCAAATACTCTAAAAGCTTTATATCCTATTACAGCTGTATTTACGATATCTGGCTATTATGACGCATCAACAACGCAGGTCATACTTAGCTGCATTAGTTTACTATTTTGCGCAGGGCTGGCTGCAGCGGTACTTGCTGGTATGAACAAATACAAATGA
- a CDS encoding ABC transporter permease, with amino-acid sequence MALLKLLQIEFLKLRRRTFVWMMMFSALIMPFLAYLLFKYAWDTGGDPVQFYKWSAFGFTLFIILPVVLGILSTMLMYNENQYDMLKQLWIVPVSKMSYFFSKFLVVLIYSVCFMIVTAIGSVIFSILLGDIAFDWQHVLFLIRKCLEIGVITAFAMLPILAIAAAQNGYILPVAVTLVYAFLGSIIVSINTYIHPLSSMAVIVARNGDIPGLNNTQVVNIPMAIFSILVWGIASVLLANAVLARRK; translated from the coding sequence ATGGCATTGCTTAAACTTCTCCAGATTGAATTTCTGAAGTTGCGGCGCAGAACATTTGTATGGATGATGATGTTTTCAGCGCTTATCATGCCGTTTCTGGCCTACTTATTATTTAAATATGCATGGGATACTGGTGGCGATCCTGTACAGTTTTATAAATGGTCGGCGTTCGGATTTACACTTTTTATTATTTTACCTGTTGTTTTAGGGATATTAAGCACGATGCTTATGTACAATGAAAATCAATACGACATGCTTAAACAACTCTGGATTGTACCCGTTAGCAAAATGAGCTATTTCTTCAGTAAATTTTTAGTGGTTTTGATTTATTCCGTTTGCTTCATGATCGTTACAGCAATAGGTTCCGTTATCTTTAGTATACTTCTCGGAGACATCGCATTTGATTGGCAACACGTATTATTTTTGATAAGAAAGTGTTTGGAGATTGGTGTTATTACCGCTTTTGCTATGCTTCCGATTCTGGCTATTGCTGCAGCGCAAAACGGATATATTCTTCCAGTTGCTGTAACACTAGTTTATGCTTTTCTTGGTTCAATTATCGTGTCAATCAATACGTATATACACCCGTTATCCAGCATGGCAGTAATCGTTGCTCGAAATGGAGATATTCCAGGACTGAACAATACGCAGGTAGTCAACATACCTATGGCGATTTTTAGCATTTTGGTCTGGGGGATTGCTTCTGTACTCCTGGCAAACGCTGTATTAGCAAGAAGAAAGTGA